GTCCCTGGAAGAGCTGGCGATCCGGCTTTCGAATGTGGTTCGTGTGATCTACAACGGTTTCCTGCTCAGTCTGGAAGTGGATGGGCGGGAGCTGATCGTCTTCCCCAATGGGCGCG
The DNA window shown above is from Anaerolineae bacterium and carries:
- a CDS encoding thiazole biosynthesis adenylyltransferase ThiF; this translates as SLEELAIRLSNVVRVIYNGFLLSLEVDGRELIVFPNGRAIIKGTTDEAEARTLYARYIGT